One Primulina tabacum isolate GXHZ01 chromosome 10, ASM2559414v2, whole genome shotgun sequence DNA segment encodes these proteins:
- the LOC142505150 gene encoding leucine-rich repeat protein 1-like has product MAEGRDFLLFVALTMVFSSSVIVQEALGNSEGDALHALRRSLSDPDNVLQSWDPNLVNPCTYFHVTCNQDNRVTRLDLGNSNLSGHLVPELGKLEHLQYLELYKNNIQGTIPSEIGNLKSLISLDLYNNNISGTIPPSLGNLKSLVFLRLNDNQLTGPITRALTNIYSLKVVDVSNNNLCGTIPTTGPFEHIPLNNFENNPRLEGPELLGLASYDTNCS; this is encoded by the exons ATGGCTGAAGGGAGGGATTTTTTGTTGTTTGTAGCCCTAACTATGGTGTTTTCATCATCAGTAATCGTACAGGAAGCACTTGGGAATTCGGAGGGCGACGCGCTGCACGCACTACGCCGGAGCTTGTCCGATCCTGATAACGTGCTCCAGAGCTGGGATCCGAACCTTGTGAACCCTTGTACCTACTTCCACGTCACGTGCAACCAAGATAACCGCGTCACTCGGTT GGATCTTGGCAACTCGAATTTGTCCGGTCACCTGGTGCCTGAGCTTGGGAAACTTGAACATCTCCAGTATTT GGAACTTTACAAAAATAACATTCAAGGGACAATTCCATCTGAGATTGGTAACTTGAAGAGTTTAATAAGTTTGGATCTTTACAACAACAATATCTCAGGAACAATACCTCCATCATTGGGAAATTTGAAATCCCTAGTCTTTCT GCGTCTTAATGATAATCAGCTAACCGGTCCAATCACAAGGGCACTCACTAACATATATAGCTTGAAAGTTGT gGACGTATCAAATAATAACTTGTGTGGTACAATACCTACAACTGGACCATTTGAGCACATTCCTTTAAACAA CTTTGAGAACAACCCTCGTCTGGAAGGTCCAGAGCTGTTGGGACTTGCAAGCTATGACACAAACTGCTCGTAA
- the LOC142505393 gene encoding uncharacterized protein LOC142505393 encodes MMLKRRENSLSSSRRLAASPPLQETRHAKPIGCMSGIFQLFSKYQNSSKRLTFGRKREKCEPSSPAKDKDKPKKDSLSSGREDKSGSQDFGLSIEINVPRSPSIPPEIRLSNAVKSPENPRNPSSMVARLMGLGDMNTSVKMPALEETGTISERRRQLIRALEKCNDDLEGLRRIIQAVQTNGVPLAKRDLSGRENEDSWVANSCTEKRTAVGAWAPTSNFPETQNTVCPTPKTPACLLPHRKPPTASKKPGEDDAELMAVFLTRSRRSPPPIATSPRLSTSPSPKARTLEEVCKRRGLG; translated from the exons ATGATGCTGAAGAGACGGGAGAATTCACTCTCTTCGTCCCGCCGCCTCGCCGCCTCCCCACCATTACAGGAAACTCGCCATGCGAAACCCATCGGCTGCATGTCGGGCATTTTTCAGCTCTTCTCCAAATACCAGAATTCCAGCAAACGCCTCACTTTTG GCAGGAAACGAGAAAAATGCGAGCCATCTTCTCCAGCAAAAGACAAAGACAAGCCAAAAAAGGATTCTCTTTCCTCGGGTAGAGAAGACAAAAGCGGAAGTCAGGATTTTGGATTATCGATCGAAATTAACGTGCCGAGAAGTCCATCGATCCCGCCTGAGATCCGGCTGTCTAACGCAGTGAAATCGCCTGAAAATCCTAGAAATCCGTCCTCAATGGTGGCAAGGTTAATGGGATTGGGGGATATGAACACTTCCGTGAAAATGCCGGCATTGGAGGAAACCGGTACCATTTCGGAGAGGAGACGTCAGCTGATACGAGCTTTGGAAAAATGTAATGACGATCTGGAAGGGTTGAGGCGGATCATCCAGGCGGTGCAAACAAATGGCGTGCCTCTTGCGAAGAGAGATCTTTCAGGCAGAGAAAACGAAGACTCCTGGGTGGCGAATTCTTGCACGGAAAAGCGCACCGCCGTCGGGGCTTGGGCACCTACTAGTAACTTCCCCGAAACGCAGAATACTG TCTGCCCAACTCCCAAAACACCAGCATGTCTCCTACCTCACCGCAAGCCTCCTACAGCATCCAAGAAACCGGGAGAGGACGATGCCGAACTAATGGCAGTGTTTTTAACAAGATCGCGTCGCTCACCACCACCAATCGCCACCTCGCCCCGACTTAGCACCAGCCCGTCGCCAAAGGCTCGGACATTAGAAGAAGTTTGCAAAAGACGTGGCTTGGGGTGA
- the LOC142505151 gene encoding calmodulin has protein sequence MADQLTDEQISEFKEAFSLFDKDGDGCITTKELGTVMRSLGQNPTEAELQDMINEVDADGNGTIDFPEFLNLMARKMKDTDSEEELKEAFRVFDKDQNGFISAAELRHVMTNLGEKLTDEEVDEMIREADVDGDGQINYEEFVKIMMAK, from the exons ATGGCGGATCAGTTGACGGATGAACAGATCTCCGAGTTCAAGGAGGCTTTCAGCCTTTTCGACAAGGATGGCGATG GTTGCATCACGACAAAGGAGCTTGGTACCGTGATGAGATCCCTGGGGCAGAATCCTACGGAGGCTGAGCTTCAGGACATGATCAACGAGGTGGATGCTGACGGTAACGGAACCATCGACTTCCCAGAGTTCTTGAATCTCATGGCTAGGAAGATGAAGGACACCGATTCTGAGGAGGAGCTTAAAGAAGCGTTCCGTGTTTTTGACAAGGATCAGAATGGTTTCATCTCTGCTGCTGAGCTCCGTCATGTGATGACGAACCTCGGTGAGAAGCTGACTGATGAGGAGGTCGATGAGATGATCCGGGAGGCAGATGTCGACGGCGATGGCCAAATTAATTATGAAGAATTCGTGAAAATTATGATGGCCAAGTGA